The genomic window TAGCCGATCACGCTGCGCCCCTTCGGGGGTCAGCGGATGCCGAGCCGGGCCGGGATGACGACCAAGTGGCGATGAGTCGCCGGTAGCGGTCGAGGTACGCATCGACCATCGAGTGGTGGCCACAGGCCGCGGTGGCTCGCGCCCTGGCATGCGCACGGGACAGCGTGGCTGCCTCCGCCGCACCGACGGCCAGCGCTTCGACATCACCCGGTGCGACGAGCCGGCCACAGTCCGAATCCAGGATCTCCGGGATGCCGCCCCTGTCGAACGCGGCGACCGGGGTACCGCAGGCGAGTGCCTCGGCGACCACCAAGCCGTACGGCTCGTCCCACAGCGGGGTGGCCAGTGCGGCCGCGCACGACCCGACCAGGCTGGCCAGCGCGGTCTGGTCCAGATGACCGTGATACGCCGCCTCCGGGCCGAGTTGCGGTTCGATGGTGTCGCGGAAGTAACGGACATCGCTGATCGGACCGGCTAGGTGCAGCCGCCGACGCGCGCGACGCGCGGCCGCGATCGCGAGGTGCGCCCCCTTCTCCGGGGTCAGTCGCCCGAACCACACCAGGTCGCGGCCGCCGGGCCCGACCGGCCAGGCACGCAAGTCGATGCCGTTGGGGACGACGTCGACGCCGCGCACGACATGGCGCCACGACCGGGCGGTGAACCTGCTGACGGCGACAAAGGCGGAGCCGATCCCCTTGCTGATATCGAGCGCCGATTCCAACCATGGCGTCGGGGGCGTGTGCAGGGTGGTCAGCATCGGGACGGGCAACGCGGGAGCCATGGCCAGCGGCAGGTAATGCAGGCTGTGATTGTGGATGATGTCGAACGACGTCGGCCCGGTCGCGCTGAGATCGGTCATTACCGTCAGGTAGGCGTGGTGGTCGGCGAGGAATCGCCGTTCGGGCATCGAGGAATCGGTGCTGGCGGTGGCGCTCGGGCTGAAGGTCCGAACCCGCAATGTCGCCTCCGCCGCCGCGTGATCGCTGCCGTCGGCGGCGAACAGGGTCACCCGGTGCCCCCGCGACTGGAGGGCGCGCGCGAGGTGCCACACGTGCGCTTCGAGCCCGCCTGCGAACGGCTGCTTGATCGGATGCCGGTTGGAGGCCAGCAACGCGATTGACAGGCCACTGCCTCCCGTGCTCATCGGGCAAGCACCTGTTCGTAGATATGGCGGTGTGCCGCAGCGAGTTCCGCGCGTTCGGCACGACGCGAAGGCCAGTCGGCGCGACCGGCGCGACCTTCGTACACCGCGCGGACCGCCCGGCCCAGCGACTCGGCGTCGAAATGTGTCTCGTCGAAATCGAAGACTGCGCAAGGCCGTTGCTGCCCGTAGTAGCCGCAGCTCGGGACGATTACCGCCGTGCCGAGGTCGT from Nocardia iowensis includes these protein-coding regions:
- a CDS encoding glycosyltransferase — protein: MSTGGSGLSIALLASNRHPIKQPFAGGLEAHVWHLARALQSRGHRVTLFAADGSDHAAAEATLRVRTFSPSATASTDSSMPERRFLADHHAYLTVMTDLSATGPTSFDIIHNHSLHYLPLAMAPALPVPMLTTLHTPPTPWLESALDISKGIGSAFVAVSRFTARSWRHVVRGVDVVPNGIDLRAWPVGPGGRDLVWFGRLTPEKGAHLAIAAARRARRRLHLAGPISDVRYFRDTIEPQLGPEAAYHGHLDQTALASLVGSCAAALATPLWDEPYGLVVAEALACGTPVAAFDRGGIPEILDSDCGRLVAPGDVEALAVGAAEAATLSRAHARARATAACGHHSMVDAYLDRYRRLIATWSSSRPGSASADPRRGAA